A window of Sutcliffiella cohnii contains these coding sequences:
- a CDS encoding YlxQ family RNA-binding protein has protein sequence MNNNWLSTLGLATRARKTVTGEELVLKEVRSGKAKLVLLAGDASQNTAKKIQDKCKHYEIPIKVVVDRYELGRAIGKEARVVIAIVDKGFATKLLTMLD, from the coding sequence ATAAATAATAATTGGTTATCCACGCTTGGTCTTGCTACAAGAGCACGTAAAACGGTTACTGGTGAAGAGTTAGTATTAAAAGAAGTCCGTAGTGGAAAAGCGAAACTTGTATTGCTTGCGGGAGATGCTTCCCAAAATACAGCAAAGAAAATACAAGATAAGTGTAAGCATTATGAAATACCGATTAAAGTTGTCGTCGATCGGTATGAGTTAGGTCGAGCTATTGGAAAAGAAGCTAGGGTCGTCATAGCGATAGTAGATAAAGGATTTGCTACGAAATTATTAACAATGCTCGATTAA
- the rnpM gene encoding RNase P modulator RnpM: MNNRKKIPMRKCVVSQEMKPKKELVRIVRSKEGEVSIDLTGKKSGRGAYLAKDKEIILSAKKRNILSRHLDVAIEDSLYDELIQLVDKEKQQL, translated from the coding sequence GTGAACAATCGCAAAAAAATTCCAATGCGTAAATGTGTAGTTAGTCAAGAAATGAAGCCGAAAAAAGAACTCGTAAGAATTGTCCGTTCAAAAGAAGGTGAGGTTTCCATTGATTTGACAGGAAAGAAGTCTGGTCGAGGGGCATATTTAGCTAAAGATAAAGAAATTATTTTATCAGCTAAAAAACGTAACATTTTATCCCGACATTTAGATGTAGCGATTGAAGATTCATTATATGATGAATTAATTCAACTGGTGGATAAGGAGAAACAACAATTGTGA
- the nusA gene encoding transcription termination factor NusA: MSSELLDALSLMVKEKGISEDVIIEAIEAALISAYKRNFNQAQNVRVDLNMETGTFRVFARKEVVEEVFDPRLEISVAEARQINPNYQENDVLEMEVTPKDFGRIAAQTAKQVVTQRVREAERGVIYSEYIDREEDIMTGIVQRIDSKFIYVSLGKIEALLPVGEQMPNESYKPHDRIKVYITKVEKTTKGPQIFVSRTHPGLLKRLFELEVPEIYDGTVEIKSVAREAGDRSKISVHCHNPEVDPVGACVGPKGQRVQTIVNELKGEKIDIVRWSSDPVEFVANALSPSKVLEVIVNEAEKATTVVVPDYQLSLAIGKRGQNARLAAKLTSWKIDIKSESEAEEQGIYPSLTLSSEKEDEESDDFRD, encoded by the coding sequence ATGAGCAGTGAATTATTAGATGCCCTATCCTTAATGGTAAAGGAAAAAGGTATTAGTGAAGATGTTATTATTGAAGCGATTGAAGCTGCACTGATTTCCGCTTATAAAAGAAACTTTAATCAAGCACAGAACGTTCGTGTAGATTTAAATATGGAAACAGGGACTTTCCGTGTATTTGCTAGAAAAGAAGTTGTGGAGGAAGTGTTCGATCCGCGACTAGAAATTTCTGTAGCAGAAGCACGTCAAATTAATCCGAATTATCAAGAGAATGATGTACTTGAAATGGAAGTTACACCTAAAGACTTTGGTAGAATCGCTGCTCAAACAGCAAAACAAGTTGTAACTCAACGAGTAAGAGAGGCTGAGCGAGGTGTTATCTATTCAGAGTATATCGACCGAGAAGAAGATATAATGACTGGAATTGTTCAGAGAATCGATTCGAAATTTATTTATGTTAGTTTAGGGAAAATTGAAGCATTACTCCCAGTCGGTGAACAAATGCCTAATGAAAGTTATAAGCCACACGATCGTATTAAAGTGTATATTACGAAAGTGGAAAAAACGACAAAAGGTCCTCAAATTTTTGTTTCAAGAACACATCCAGGTTTATTAAAGCGATTATTTGAATTAGAAGTACCGGAAATTTATGATGGGACAGTTGAAATAAAGTCTGTTGCGCGCGAAGCAGGCGACCGTTCGAAAATTTCCGTACATTGTCATAATCCTGAAGTTGATCCAGTAGGAGCTTGTGTTGGTCCTAAAGGACAACGTGTACAAACGATTGTTAACGAACTTAAGGGAGAAAAAATTGACATTGTTCGTTGGTCAAGTGATCCTGTTGAATTTGTAGCAAATGCATTAAGCCCTTCTAAAGTTTTAGAAGTAATCGTAAATGAGGCAGAAAAGGCAACAACTGTAGTTGTTCCAGACTATCAATTATCACTTGCGATTGGTAAGCGAGGTCAAAATGCCCGTCTTGCAGCAAAACTTACAAGTTGGAAAATTGATATAAAAAGTGAGTCAGAAGCGGAAGAGCAAGGTATTTATCCGAGTTTAACTCTCTCATCGGAAAAAGAAGATGAAGAAAGTGACGACTTTCGCGATTAA
- the rimP gene encoding ribosome maturation factor RimP, producing MSEKVTETVQQLMEPIVLEMNLELVDIEYLKEGSSWFLRVYVDKDGGIDIEDCGVVSEKLSEKLDDLDPIPHNYFLEVSSPGAERPLKKKEDIARAIGKNINVKTYEPIEGTKTFEGTLISFDNETLVIQVTIKTKKKEVSIPYEKVAKARLAISFS from the coding sequence ATGAGTGAAAAAGTAACAGAAACCGTTCAACAATTAATGGAACCAATTGTCCTTGAAATGAATTTAGAACTAGTCGATATTGAATATTTAAAAGAAGGATCTTCATGGTTTCTACGTGTTTACGTTGATAAAGATGGTGGAATCGATATTGAAGATTGTGGGGTTGTTAGTGAAAAGTTAAGCGAAAAACTAGACGACTTAGATCCAATACCACATAATTATTTTTTAGAAGTTTCCTCTCCTGGTGCAGAACGACCTTTAAAGAAGAAGGAAGATATCGCGCGTGCTATAGGGAAAAATATTAATGTAAAAACGTATGAACCGATTGAAGGAACAAAAACCTTTGAAGGAACTTTAATATCCTTTGACAATGAAACACTTGTTATACAAGTAACTATTAAGACTAAGAAAAAAGAAGTTTCTATTCCATATGAAAAGGTAGCAAAAGCACGATTAGCAATTAGCTTTAGTTAG
- a CDS encoding PolC-type DNA polymerase III: MSQSQERKERFRLLLQQLQLTNDDIVTFFQDAEIEKLVVNKIDKKWDFYFEFEKLIPANIYEIFKAALIKNFSHIADITFQISVRERDLNEKLIQEYWPIFLKEMDGSSPLLLNLLQNQLPTLTGQKITITARNEAEAITVKRKLSSIITSTYESYGFPTMMLDTTLSFSEQEFKQFEEQKMQEDSEKALAAVTEMQKKDSQPDSADVPSGPIMIGYEIKNDNELFKTLDEITEEERKVVVQGYVFDVETKELRSGRTLLTLKITDYTNSILVKMFSKGKEDIPLLQAINKGMWLKIRGSIQNDTFVRDLVMMASDINQIQGKERKDNAPADEKRVELHLHTPMSQMDAVTGVSKLVAQAKRWGHPAIAVTDHGIAQSFPEAYSAGKKNGIKILYGVEANLVDDGVPIAYNSAHRELAEETYIVFDVETTGLSAMYDKIIELAAVKIKGGEIIDRFESFANPHHPLSATTIDLTGITDDMVRDAPEIEEVLRNFYDWIGNDILVAHNASFDMGFLNIGFQRIGLGKSKNPVIDTLELGRLLYPEMKNHRLNTLCKKFDIELTQHHRAIYDAEATGYLLVKMLKDANEKGITFHDELNDNSGKSNAYQRARPSHITLLAQNDIGLKNLFKLVSISHIEYFFRVPRIPRSVLEKYREGILVGTACDKGEVFEGMMQKTPDEVEEIADFYDYIEVQPPPNYAHLLELELVKDENSLKEIITNIVKLGEKKGLPVVATGNVHYLNEVDKIHREILVRSQAGANPLNRHRLPDVHFRTTDEMIELFSFLGEEKAKEIVVTNTQKIADMIDEIKPIKDDLYTPKIEGADDEIRNMSYNMARSIYGDELPEIVEKRIEKELKSIIGHGFAVIYLISHKLVKKSLDDGYLVGSRGSVGSSFVATMTEITEVNPLPPHYVCPACKHSEFFDDGSVGSGFDLPNKDCPKCGAAYKKDGHDIPFETFLGFKGDKVPDIDLNFSGEYQPIAHNYTKVLFGEEYVYRAGTIGTVADKTAYGYVKGYANDRNLILRGAEIDRLSSGCVGVKRTTGQHPGGIIVVPDYMDIYDFSPIQYPADDRNSEWKTTHFDFHSIHDNLLKLDILGHDDPTVIRMLQDLSGIDPKTIPTDDPEVMKIFSGTESLGVTEEQIMCKTGTLGIPEFGTRFVRQMLEDTKPSTFSELVQISGLSHGTDVWLGNAQELIHNQTCTLSEVIGCRDDIMVYLIYKGLDPSMAFKIMESVRKGKGLTDEFKEEMIKNNVPGWYIDSCLKIKYMFPKAHAAAYVLMAVRIAYFKVHLPLLYYAAYFTVRADDFDVDAMVKGSNAIKKIIEEINAKGLDASPKEKSLLTVLELALEMCERGFSFQKVDLYKSSASEFIIEGDTLIPPFNSIPGLGTNAALNIVKSRESGEFLSKEDLQQRGKVSKTIMEYLDKHGCLQGLPDQNQLSLF, from the coding sequence ATGTCACAATCACAAGAAAGAAAAGAGAGATTCCGTCTTCTCCTCCAGCAGTTACAGCTAACAAACGATGATATTGTTACGTTTTTTCAAGATGCGGAAATAGAAAAATTAGTTGTAAACAAAATAGATAAAAAATGGGACTTTTATTTTGAATTTGAAAAGCTAATTCCTGCAAATATATATGAGATTTTTAAAGCAGCACTAATCAAAAATTTTTCCCATATTGCAGATATAACGTTTCAAATATCTGTGCGTGAAAGGGATTTAAATGAAAAGTTAATTCAAGAATATTGGCCTATCTTTTTAAAAGAAATGGACGGGTCTTCTCCGCTTTTATTAAATTTATTACAAAATCAATTGCCAACATTAACAGGTCAAAAGATTACGATAACTGCAAGAAATGAAGCAGAAGCAATCACGGTTAAAAGAAAACTAAGTTCGATTATTACTTCAACTTATGAATCTTACGGATTTCCAACGATGATGCTAGATACTACTCTTTCATTTTCTGAACAAGAATTCAAACAATTTGAAGAACAAAAAATGCAAGAAGATAGTGAAAAAGCTCTAGCAGCTGTAACAGAAATGCAGAAGAAAGATTCACAACCTGATTCTGCAGATGTTCCTTCAGGACCAATTATGATTGGTTATGAAATTAAAAATGATAATGAATTATTTAAAACATTAGATGAAATCACAGAAGAAGAGCGGAAAGTGGTTGTACAAGGTTACGTTTTTGATGTTGAAACGAAAGAATTACGAAGCGGTAGAACACTTTTAACTTTAAAAATTACAGATTATACTAATTCTATATTAGTAAAAATGTTCTCAAAAGGAAAAGAGGATATTCCGTTACTACAAGCAATCAATAAAGGAATGTGGCTTAAAATTAGAGGTAGTATTCAAAATGACACATTCGTTCGCGATCTTGTTATGATGGCTTCTGATATTAATCAAATTCAAGGTAAAGAGCGAAAGGATAACGCCCCTGCTGATGAAAAAAGAGTTGAGTTACATCTTCATACTCCAATGAGTCAAATGGATGCAGTAACAGGTGTATCTAAATTAGTTGCTCAAGCAAAAAGATGGGGGCATCCTGCAATTGCTGTAACAGACCACGGTATAGCGCAATCTTTTCCGGAAGCATATTCAGCTGGTAAGAAAAATGGAATTAAGATTTTATATGGAGTAGAGGCAAACCTTGTAGATGATGGAGTTCCAATTGCTTATAACTCTGCTCATCGAGAATTGGCCGAAGAAACTTATATTGTATTTGACGTAGAAACAACAGGCCTTTCTGCAATGTATGACAAAATTATTGAATTAGCTGCTGTAAAAATAAAGGGTGGCGAAATTATAGACCGCTTTGAATCATTTGCTAACCCACACCATCCATTATCTGCTACAACGATTGACCTTACTGGTATTACAGATGATATGGTTCGCGATGCGCCGGAAATAGAGGAAGTATTAAGAAACTTTTATGATTGGATCGGTAATGATATATTAGTAGCCCACAACGCTAGCTTTGATATGGGCTTTTTAAATATTGGATTCCAACGAATTGGTTTAGGAAAGTCAAAAAATCCAGTTATAGATACGTTAGAGCTTGGAAGACTACTATATCCTGAGATGAAAAATCACCGATTAAATACACTATGTAAAAAGTTTGATATAGAACTCACACAGCATCACCGCGCGATTTATGACGCTGAAGCAACTGGTTACTTACTAGTAAAAATGCTAAAGGATGCGAATGAAAAAGGAATTACATTCCACGACGAGTTAAATGATAATAGCGGTAAATCCAATGCATATCAACGTGCTAGACCTTCTCATATAACACTTTTAGCACAAAATGATATAGGCTTAAAAAACTTGTTTAAATTAGTTTCTATTTCTCATATAGAATACTTTTTCCGTGTCCCAAGAATTCCGAGATCAGTATTGGAGAAGTATCGTGAAGGTATACTTGTGGGAACTGCTTGCGACAAAGGTGAAGTATTTGAAGGGATGATGCAAAAGACTCCGGATGAGGTAGAAGAAATTGCAGACTTCTATGATTATATAGAAGTACAACCTCCACCTAACTATGCACATTTGTTAGAATTAGAACTTGTAAAAGATGAGAATTCCTTAAAGGAAATTATAACGAATATCGTAAAACTAGGGGAGAAAAAAGGGTTACCGGTAGTTGCAACTGGAAATGTACATTATTTAAATGAAGTGGACAAAATACATCGTGAAATTTTAGTCCGCTCTCAAGCAGGTGCGAACCCGTTAAATCGTCACAGGCTACCAGATGTTCACTTTAGAACGACTGATGAAATGATTGAGCTTTTCTCTTTTCTCGGAGAAGAAAAAGCAAAGGAAATTGTCGTAACGAATACGCAAAAAATTGCTGATATGATAGATGAAATAAAACCGATAAAAGATGATCTATATACCCCTAAAATAGAAGGGGCAGATGATGAAATACGTAACATGAGTTATAATATGGCTCGAAGCATATATGGAGATGAGCTTCCTGAAATTGTAGAGAAAAGAATTGAGAAAGAGTTAAAAAGTATTATCGGTCACGGTTTTGCCGTTATCTATTTAATTTCTCATAAACTCGTAAAAAAGTCGTTAGATGACGGATATCTAGTAGGTTCACGTGGATCTGTAGGTTCTTCATTCGTTGCAACAATGACAGAAATTACAGAGGTAAATCCACTACCACCACATTACGTTTGTCCCGCATGTAAGCACTCTGAATTTTTTGATGATGGTTCTGTAGGTTCAGGTTTTGATTTACCAAACAAAGACTGTCCGAAGTGTGGAGCTGCTTATAAGAAGGACGGCCATGACATCCCGTTTGAAACTTTCTTAGGATTTAAAGGAGATAAAGTTCCTGATATCGATCTAAACTTTTCTGGTGAATATCAGCCAATAGCTCATAACTATACGAAAGTACTGTTCGGAGAAGAGTATGTATATCGTGCCGGAACTATCGGTACTGTAGCTGATAAAACAGCCTACGGATATGTAAAAGGTTACGCAAATGATCGTAATTTAATATTACGTGGGGCTGAAATTGATCGACTATCATCTGGTTGTGTTGGGGTAAAACGAACTACTGGACAGCATCCAGGTGGAATTATAGTAGTACCAGATTATATGGACATATATGATTTCTCTCCAATACAGTACCCAGCAGACGATCGAAATTCAGAATGGAAAACAACGCATTTTGATTTCCATTCCATTCATGATAACTTACTGAAGTTGGACATACTAGGACACGATGACCCTACTGTCATTCGTATGTTACAAGATTTAAGTGGTATTGATCCGAAAACGATACCTACTGACGATCCAGAAGTAATGAAAATATTTAGTGGTACAGAATCACTCGGAGTAACAGAAGAGCAAATAATGTGTAAAACAGGAACGTTAGGGATTCCAGAGTTTGGTACGAGATTCGTTCGTCAAATGTTAGAAGATACGAAGCCATCCACATTTTCTGAACTTGTCCAAATATCGGGGTTGTCGCATGGAACGGACGTTTGGTTAGGGAATGCACAAGAGTTAATTCATAATCAAACTTGTACGTTAAGTGAAGTAATCGGTTGTCGTGATGATATTATGGTTTACCTCATTTATAAAGGATTAGACCCATCTATGGCCTTCAAAATAATGGAGTCTGTACGTAAAGGGAAAGGCTTAACGGACGAATTTAAAGAAGAGATGATTAAAAACAATGTACCAGGTTGGTATATCGACTCATGCTTAAAAATTAAGTATATGTTCCCGAAGGCGCATGCTGCAGCATATGTATTAATGGCTGTACGTATTGCCTATTTTAAAGTTCATTTACCATTACTCTATTATGCTGCATATTTTACAGTTAGAGCAGATGATTTTGATGTTGATGCTATGGTAAAAGGCTCTAATGCAATTAAAAAAATTATAGAAGAGATAAATGCTAAAGGGTTAGATGCATCACCGAAAGAAAAATCGTTGTTAACCGTTTTAGAGTTAGCTTTAGAAATGTGCGAAAGAGGATTTTCTTTCCAAAAAGTGGACTTATATAAATCAAGTGCATCAGAATTTATTATTGAAGGGGATACGTTAATTCCTCCATTCAATTCAATACCAGGGTTAGGAACTAACGCGGCATTGAATATTGTTAAATCTAGAGAATCTGGAGAGTTTTTATCGAAAGAAGATCTTCAGCAACGTGGAAAAGTGAGTAAAACAATTATGGAATATTTAGATAAACACGGCTGTCTCCAAGGTTTACCAGACCAAAACCAGCTTTCACTTTTCTAA
- the rseP gene encoding RIP metalloprotease RseP: METVISFIIIFGVLVFVHEWGHLIFAKRAGILCREFAIGFGPKVFSFKKNETVYTIRLLPIGGFVRMAGEDPEMIDVKAGYHVGLLFNEQGEVNKVVINNKDKYPDAKIIEVEHADLEHEMIIKGYELSDEETLTLYKVSDESYFIVDGQEVQIAPYKRQFASKTLWQRTMAIFAGPMMNFVLAFIIFAFLGIVHGYPVNEAKLGDLTPDGPALAAGFQKDDTVIAINDTTVSTWEEIVAIIQASPSEELLFHIERNGQSMNIPVTPKADEVDGETRGIIGVYMPMEKSIVTAIPRAGVETYTWTKEIIIGVGKLVTGQFSIDMLSGPVGIYKSTEVVAESGIFLLMRWAAVLSINLGIINLLPIPALDGGRLMFFAVEAVRGKPIDRHKEGLVHLIGFALLMLLMLVVTWNDIQRFFL, from the coding sequence GTGGAAACAGTTATTTCTTTTATTATTATTTTTGGAGTGTTAGTTTTTGTTCATGAATGGGGACATTTAATATTTGCGAAACGTGCAGGTATTTTATGTAGAGAGTTTGCTATAGGATTTGGACCAAAAGTGTTTTCTTTTAAGAAAAACGAAACCGTTTATACGATCCGTTTATTACCGATTGGTGGTTTTGTTAGAATGGCTGGGGAAGACCCAGAAATGATTGATGTAAAGGCTGGATATCACGTTGGCCTCTTATTTAATGAGCAGGGTGAAGTTAATAAAGTTGTTATTAACAATAAAGATAAATATCCAGATGCAAAAATAATAGAAGTCGAACATGCAGATCTTGAGCATGAAATGATTATTAAAGGTTACGAGCTTAGTGATGAAGAAACATTAACCTTGTATAAAGTTAGTGATGAATCGTATTTTATTGTTGACGGACAAGAAGTGCAAATTGCTCCTTATAAACGTCAGTTTGCATCAAAAACATTATGGCAACGTACAATGGCTATTTTTGCTGGTCCAATGATGAACTTCGTTTTAGCATTTATCATTTTTGCTTTTCTCGGTATTGTCCATGGCTATCCTGTGAACGAGGCGAAGTTAGGGGATTTAACACCAGATGGACCTGCGTTAGCTGCAGGTTTCCAAAAGGACGATACTGTTATTGCTATTAATGACACAACAGTTTCTACATGGGAAGAGATAGTCGCGATCATTCAGGCTAGCCCTAGTGAAGAATTATTATTCCATATTGAACGTAACGGGCAATCTATGAATATTCCTGTAACACCAAAAGCTGATGAAGTAGATGGTGAAACTAGAGGTATTATCGGTGTATACATGCCGATGGAAAAATCGATTGTAACAGCAATTCCTAGAGCAGGAGTTGAGACGTATACGTGGACGAAAGAAATTATTATCGGTGTAGGAAAATTAGTTACAGGGCAATTTTCAATCGATATGCTCTCCGGACCTGTTGGTATATATAAATCTACAGAAGTTGTCGCAGAGTCTGGTATCTTTTTATTAATGAGATGGGCGGCTGTATTAAGTATTAACCTTGGTATTATTAACTTATTACCTATTCCTGCACTAGACGGTGGAAGGTTAATGTTTTTCGCGGTAGAAGCTGTTAGAGGAAAGCCAATTGATCGACATAAAGAAGGTTTAGTACACTTAATTGGATTTGCACTATTAATGCTACTAATGCTTGTCGTGACTTGGAATGATATTCAACGATTCTTCTTATAA
- the dxr gene encoding 1-deoxy-D-xylulose-5-phosphate reductoisomerase: MKRISLLGASGSIGTQTLDVIRQHPEHFELIAFSVGTNVQMAIEIIKEFSPKLVSVNDMDAWKELKTKTSSSQHVEILYGEEGNLAVATIQEADILVNAVVGSVGLIPTLQAIECKKTIALANKETLVTAGHLVMEAAKKNDVDILPVDSEHSAIFQCLQGEREKNIHSLIITASGGSFRDKTREQLVGVTVDEALQHPNWSMGAKITIDSATMMNKGLEVIEAHWLFNIPYDRINVLLHRESIIHSMVEFHDTSIIAQLGTPDMRVPIRYALTYPDRLPYEAGNRLSLADIGRLHFEQANFERYRCLQFAFEAGKIGGTLPTVLNAANEIAVSAFLNKQIDFLTIESFIAQAMNRHQVLQNPDLPTIQDVDKETREFVRSLFE; this comes from the coding sequence GTGAAACGAATTAGTTTATTGGGTGCATCAGGTTCTATCGGTACCCAAACATTGGATGTCATTCGACAACATCCAGAACATTTTGAACTGATAGCTTTTAGTGTCGGAACGAATGTACAAATGGCTATAGAAATTATTAAAGAATTTTCACCAAAACTAGTATCTGTTAATGATATGGATGCGTGGAAAGAATTAAAAACAAAAACCTCTTCTTCCCAGCATGTAGAAATTTTGTATGGAGAAGAAGGAAACCTAGCGGTAGCAACGATACAAGAAGCTGATATATTAGTTAATGCTGTGGTCGGAAGCGTAGGTTTAATACCAACATTACAAGCAATAGAATGTAAAAAAACCATTGCATTAGCAAATAAAGAAACTTTAGTTACTGCAGGACACCTCGTAATGGAGGCTGCAAAGAAAAATGATGTGGACATCCTTCCTGTGGATAGTGAACATTCCGCAATTTTTCAATGTTTACAAGGTGAGCGAGAAAAAAATATACATTCTTTAATCATTACAGCCTCTGGTGGAAGCTTCCGTGATAAAACGAGAGAGCAGTTAGTCGGAGTTACGGTTGATGAAGCTTTACAACACCCAAACTGGTCGATGGGAGCTAAAATAACGATAGATTCTGCCACGATGATGAATAAGGGATTAGAGGTAATTGAGGCTCACTGGTTATTTAACATTCCGTATGACCGCATAAATGTTCTTCTACATAGAGAAAGCATTATTCATTCAATGGTAGAATTCCATGATACAAGTATTATTGCGCAACTAGGCACCCCAGATATGAGGGTACCTATACGCTACGCTTTAACCTATCCAGATAGACTTCCATACGAAGCTGGTAATCGATTAAGTTTGGCCGATATTGGACGGCTGCATTTTGAACAAGCTAATTTTGAGCGATATCGTTGTTTACAATTTGCGTTTGAAGCTGGAAAGATAGGTGGTACTTTACCTACCGTATTAAATGCAGCAAATGAAATAGCTGTATCTGCATTTTTGAATAAACAAATTGACTTTTTAACGATTGAAAGTTTCATTGCACAAGCTATGAACAGACATCAAGTTTTACAAAACCCAGATTTACCAACTATTCAAGACGTTGATAAAGAAACTAGGGAGTTTGTTCGTTCACTATTTGAATAA
- a CDS encoding phosphatidate cytidylyltransferase has translation MKQRIITAIVAGAIFLPIAIYGGLPFVILVYLMATVGLFEAFRMKKIGLTSVPGIISLLLLWFLLIPSSFQLHEYIKLSKLELVLIAVLLFLTYTVITKNKFSFDDVGFSLLSIIYVGLGFYYLIETRELGIIYLIFALFVIWTTDSGAYFIGRSIGKNKLWPEISPNKTIEGSLGGIFCAVIVATGFYFLVNFDEPLVVIIILAILLSIFGQIGDLVESGLKRHYDVKDSGSLLPGHGGILDRFDSLLFILPILHFLHRFLA, from the coding sequence ATGAAACAACGGATTATTACAGCAATAGTAGCTGGTGCTATTTTTTTACCGATCGCAATATATGGTGGCCTTCCTTTTGTGATTCTAGTATATTTAATGGCAACAGTCGGTTTATTTGAAGCATTTCGTATGAAAAAAATAGGTCTGACTAGTGTACCAGGAATAATAAGTCTTTTACTTTTATGGTTTTTATTAATACCGAGCAGTTTCCAACTGCATGAATACATCAAGTTATCTAAACTCGAATTAGTTTTGATTGCGGTATTACTATTTCTGACGTATACAGTCATTACAAAAAATAAATTTTCATTCGATGATGTAGGATTTAGTTTGTTATCTATTATTTATGTTGGTCTTGGATTTTATTATTTAATTGAGACAAGAGAACTAGGCATTATCTATCTAATTTTTGCTTTATTTGTTATTTGGACTACGGATTCAGGAGCTTATTTTATTGGGAGATCAATTGGTAAAAATAAATTATGGCCAGAAATAAGTCCAAATAAAACGATAGAAGGTTCTTTAGGTGGGATTTTTTGTGCGGTAATAGTAGCTACAGGTTTTTACTTTCTAGTAAATTTTGATGAACCCCTTGTCGTTATCATAATTTTAGCTATATTACTGTCCATTTTTGGACAAATTGGGGATTTGGTAGAATCTGGTTTAAAGAGACATTACGACGTGAAAGATTCAGGAAGTTTATTACCTGGCCATGGTGGAATTTTAGACAGGTTCGATAGTCTACTATTCATCCTTCCTATTCTCCATTTTTTACATAGATTTTTAGCGTAG
- a CDS encoding isoprenyl transferase: MLKKIQQWRGKEPSGNYSKEDILQMPVPEHIAIIMDGNGRWAQKRALPRIAGHHEGMKTVRKITICANELGVKALTMYAFSTENWKRPKMEVEYLMKLPEEFLSTFLPELVEKNVKVQLMGNRDAIPNHTLNAVDKAIEETKHNTGLTLNFALNYGSRDEIVHAVRNIVDDVKNGKIIESEINESLFSGYLYSHALPDPDLLIRTSGELRLSNFMLWQLAYTEFYFSDVLWPDFSEQELYRAIATFQKRGRRFGGI; this comes from the coding sequence ATGCTGAAAAAAATACAACAATGGAGAGGCAAAGAACCCTCTGGAAATTATAGCAAAGAAGATATTCTTCAAATGCCTGTACCAGAACATATTGCTATTATTATGGATGGTAATGGTAGGTGGGCTCAAAAAAGAGCATTACCTAGAATTGCGGGCCATCATGAAGGAATGAAAACGGTACGGAAGATTACAATTTGTGCTAATGAGCTAGGGGTAAAAGCATTAACGATGTATGCATTTTCAACTGAAAATTGGAAACGCCCTAAAATGGAAGTTGAATATTTAATGAAATTACCAGAAGAGTTTTTAAGTACTTTTCTTCCAGAATTGGTAGAAAAAAATGTAAAAGTTCAATTGATGGGAAACAGAGATGCCATTCCGAATCATACACTTAATGCTGTGGATAAGGCAATCGAAGAAACAAAGCATAATACGGGACTCACATTAAATTTTGCATTAAACTATGGTAGTCGAGATGAAATAGTTCATGCAGTCCGAAACATAGTGGATGATGTTAAAAATGGAAAAATAATAGAATCTGAAATAAACGAGAGTTTGTTTAGCGGTTACTTATATAGTCATGCACTCCCTGATCCTGATTTGCTTATTCGAACAAGTGGAGAATTAAGATTGAGCAATTTTATGTTATGGCAGCTAGCATATACAGAGTTTTATTTTTCAGATGTATTATGGCCAGATTTCAGTGAACAAGAGTTATATAGAGCAATTGCCACTTTTCAGAAACGAGGAAGAAGATTTGGTGGTATATAA